The Perca flavescens isolate YP-PL-M2 chromosome 8, PFLA_1.0, whole genome shotgun sequence DNA window tcgcacagtagaggaattaccgtatagtacaggagaagctcgcaggcagtttcgacttacattagctgtttaggtttaattactaatgttaactagcatgttagttagcaataattagcatGTGCTtttgttatctccttacatatacctacgctctccgtctctgtaagattggaaatgattgagatttctcttgtcacagcttccagaagacttacaactttcagacacgttgctcacatcacatttacatGTGACATCATTTATAATGAcagtctctgtcagttggaggctgcgcagtaaagcaagagatcaccggaaaagtgcttatAATAgccaacggggtctattggtccattatatactgtctatgacaGATTCATCAGTCACTAGCTATGGTCACTAGTCCAAACTAGTCTACATGTCTCatgtaatgatgaatgaattGTAAATATGGATATCCAGCAATTGTTTAAGCACCGTCAAGACAACAGCCCTCCTCCTGATGCCAGCAAACGGCCTCGGCTACAAGCCCAAAGTGGGTGAGCTCGGAAAACCGTACTAAACTTCATGTTTTTGAGGTACATTTGGTTCACGTAGATTCATGCCACTGACTCAACAAGTCACCTCTACCTTTTCCCATTAGCCCATGTTACAAGTAACAGGTTTTGCAAAAGCGTCTGTTAATGTCGGCAGCCATTACGCTTGTGGAAAGTACAGTGCAACTTAAATTGTCTTTCTTCTGTTAATTACAGAAACTgagttatatttaaattaaaatttgtgGCACCAGATTCATCCTTCTGTCGTCAATCTGCACCTGCTACATTAGCAATTGTTAAAAACTGTAatcaacaactattttgataatcaattattctcatttttaagacaaaagtaaaaaattctctgatgtcagcttgttaaacgtgaatatgttctagtgtcttctctctgtgactgaatatctttgagttgtggacaaaatgaGACATTTTAGGGATGTCATCCtggacttttgggaaacactgatccatattttccacatttttctgacatatagaccaaacaactaatcgattaattgagaaaataccAGATTtatcaactatgaaaataatcccaAATCCCTAAACCCATAATCATTACGTATTATGCATTGGAAGCCCTGAATACTGTATGAGCCTCCCTCTATATCTctcttaaatatttttgttctctctgttttgtcatttagtaaACTTTATAGATTTCAACCATATTATTCCTTCTTGAGTCTCTTTAACAAGAGCTTAGATTAATGTATGAATTGAATAGTGATTGTGTGACCTATGAGGGAACAACCAGTGATACCCTTGGTAGTATCATCAAATGATAGCCTCAAGCGATGTCATCAGGatacacatacaccggtaggcaGTGGCCCACCTTACCGGGTGACCACGTCGTGGTCCACCTGATCACAGAAGTTATAGTTTACCCACCTCTTTTTTTACCACTACACCTCtgctcaaaaccacaaatgccaacctcatggtggcgctaaaTGAAAAGGTTcatcaaagtcattaggatttatCGTCTGGGAACCACGAATATCTGCACAAGGTCTTACGGAAATCAGTCTGAACCAAATGAACTGGCCAATAGAGAGACATTTTCATCCCTACAGCCATGCCGCTAGCATAGCTAAAAAATACATTGCAAACACCAAAAGCAACATAGGTCCTATCTCTCATATCTCAAAAACAATGCCCCCATTATTCTGGATAATTATTTTGATTAGTTTTCATATGAAACCTCTTCTATAGAATACAGTAGTTCCAATGAAAACTGTTTCAGGATAATGGGGGACAGAGGAAACACAGTATTCAATTTACCTCCATTGTACTGTGTTGTAGACAGAAATCTCAGATACAGATTTCTCAAAACCTGTATAAATACAACCAAAACTATTAGCATGACTAGGTACACCAAAGGGTTTTTGTGATTTGAGCAAACTAATACTTTTAAGTCTTTTTCACACGTATATGTATTTGCTTGCTACAAACTGTTGCAGTTGTCGTAGTGTAGTAGTGTAGGgtgttagcctgtgtgtgtgtgtgtgtgtgtgtgtgtgtgtgtgtgtgtgtgtgtttgtatgtgtgtgtgtgtgtggattaatAAGACGTCAGCCCGTTTTCATTTCATGTTGTTCCAACGGGCCAAGCTGATGGCCTGCAGAGTAAATACAGTCCTGTTGGTACCAGTCTGCTAGATTAGACAACTGGCTCGACTCATGAGTCTTCACagccacatgtgtgtgtgtgtgtgtgtgtgtgtgtgtgtgtgtgtgtgtgtgtgtgtgtgtgtgtgtgtgtgtgtgtgtctgtgtgtctgtgtgtctgtgtatgtctttgtgtgtaagtgtttgtgtgagagataCAGAGAACGAGACAGACAATATGGGGTGGAAATAGACACAGATAGTCCCAAAAGGAGAGGggttttctttttcataaacAGAACAGATATCTGCTTAGCacgcacacactaacacacacacacacacacacacacacacacacacacacacacacacacacacacacacacacacacttctgaaaGGCATGTACAGGTAGTACTACATTGTATATGTGAGCCGACACTGGATATGGAGATATAGATATTTATACTTGCAAAAACGGCTTAATGTGACTCAACAGCAGGCTTTTACTCTACTTTCTTCtcatttactttgtttttccctgttaaattaaaatgaatatttaaaacataattaGAAAACCAGCTTGAAAAACTTGATTCTTTATCAGACTAGAAATGGTTTGAGGTTTTTAGAGCTGTATCAATCTGAATTCATTCACATCATATTGTAAATGCTCTGGTGGCACACTACAGGTCTCCCTACAAAGATTATCTGGCCTATAGTGTTATAAATTGTATGGGTTAAATAACAGCACTTCTGTTATTCACTAAAAGCTATAGTAGGGTAATGTTGGGTAAAACCTGGATTAAATGTCGCTGAAAATAAATACTGATCTTAAAGCCAGAGTATCTGTATGAAAAAAACATCACTAAAAAACTCAAAACTTTTAAAAGGCACATTTTTGCTAGCCCAATTTGTGCTGGGAGAAAACATCAGCGCACATGTCAAATAAAAGACCAGTGTTGATTGAAAAGAGTAAAATAATGATGATTAGCCTGCATACTTCTACTATACTGTCAATGGCAAGCAGAATAACTTgatttatgattttattttatttttttatattttccaaTCAGTAAATCAACCCACTTTCCTTCAGAACTTCCAGATACTGTTAGTTTGCTTctttcagtggcaccgtgacttTCGTAGGTATCTGTGGATTAATAGGCTTCTCATCTGCATGTAAACAACACCCACTTCGCATGGCAGAGTTAGCATAAAAGCAAGTGAAACAGTTGAAAAGCAcccagaggaagaagaaaaagagaaaggaatGTCAGACAGACCTGTCCTGAAGGTGAACATCCTGTTCACAACTGCATCCTGCTACCTTTCACTGAACTACAATCAACAatggtttctgaaacatttccAGCTGTACTGTAATtgttaatgtttgtttattataaaaataGATTTCAAAGAGAGCATGTGTGCTACAGTATGCATTacaaggagtgtgtgtgtgtgtgtgtgtgtgtgtgtgtgtgtgtgtgtgtgtgtgtgtgtgtgtgtgtgtgtgtgtgtgtgtgtgtgtgtgtgtgtgtgtgtgtgtgtgtgtgtgtgtgtgtgtgtgtgtgtgtgtgtgtgtgtgtgttttacctgtTGTAAGGGTTCCTCAGCAGTAGAGCCTGGCTGCCTGTACAGCTGTCTGAAGGTGTGTGACATCCATAAACAGGAGGAGGTACAGGATACTGCTGCTCAGCTGTAgtgcatggacacacacacacacacacacacacacacacacacacacacacacacacacacacacacacacacataatatataatatgtgcAAATGCATTTGAACCCCTTTATTCATCCATAAAGGCTGAAGATGACGGTAAACGCATCAATGACTCACTCAGAGgagatgttgtgtttaaacttcCTCCATTTCTCATCTCCTTTTAAACTCTGCCCTCTCTTGCCCTCTcttattttttccatttttcgGCAGTTTCTTCTACAAATAAAGACCGTTCGCTTCATGATTCTCTCTCTGTGCTTTCCCAGCAGTGTAGTGAATGGCTCCCTCGACATTTCTCCACATTCCGAAATCCCTCTCAGCTCCAATTCTCCCAGTTATCTTATGCCGTAGAAATCGGAAGAAATTTACAGCGGCGGCTTCGAAAAGacacacatttaaatatttacCAATTACATGTGCAGAGGAGGGATTAAAGGCAAAGGTGAGTGGATGAAAGAGGGGATGAGAGGAGGAGACGAGGGAGTTTGTGAGTCAGGATGTGGCTGATTTATACCTCCGACAGGCGAGGTCACTGGGAAGACGTCAAAATAAGGGACAAGACACTCCCCAGGTGAGGGCCAGGGAGCTGCCCTACAGACACAGCTGTGAACTCATACAATGGCTTTAAATAAAGGTCTATTTTTGATCTAATTGAATGAGACTGAATTGTTGGgtcattgctgtttttttttaaaagaaaagtgaCTTGAAGGATAATAAATACTCAGATTACTCTGAAATGGGTCACAGTCTTTGGGTCCAGATCTATGTAGGAGAAGTTAGAGGCTGGTACATTCAGGACCTTTTGTCAGACATTTGTATAAAGTAATGTGTTACATTTAGGCCCACTTTTAATGTATGTTTGGATTCGGGAGAGAAGATTAAGCAACTTGTAACGCAACCAAACTGCCTTACAAAGgctaaaacatactgtatttaattaaaatggaCCTGACTTTCTGAGATGTGTTACCATTTCAAAATGATTATACCATAGtactacaaaacacacacacgctaactTCTGCCTTCACACTTAActgcagaaagaaagagagcaaaGTGAAAGTTAGCTGGTGAGAAAATCACAAGCTAAAAGCTTATCATTACTAGTTTATTTCCCCCAAGAAATGATCTGTAATTGACAAATGATCATTTCAATGAACTGACATCAAAAGAAGTTACaatttacttgaaggtatctacataagagtgacatgacactgtcatgaacgtgtcataaacattataattaagtcataaacatttatgacataacactttTACTAagtgtcattttgtttttgtcatgacaaattatggttatggttagggttagggttagggttcatatgttcatgacagtgtcatgccactcttatgtagataagTAAACCGTTACCCAAAAGCTAACTATCTTAGCAGAGTAGCAAGAACCATATCAGCATTCTAGTGGAATTCACATGCAGTTGTGCAgttaaacttaatttaaaatcacataaatttatttattgaaatttattcaatatattgacttttaATAGGACAGAAAAGTTAGTTTCCTTACAGTAAATAAGTTGGGTCAAATGAccaagaaagttgaaaaaaaatatcccaattgttggtagatactgtgtttgtatgtaggTTCTAAGGGAATTATTTATTTGGGTAGAATATAGTAATTACCCTAACTAAAACGGATAAAATTAAGTAATTACAACCTTTTCATTGGTTTCCCAGTTTGGTGGACAGcttgacattttaaaactcACTGCTCCTGTAGCATGCCTTTGTAGGGCAGAGGAGTAAAAAGTTGTATCTAAAATGAAACTCACAACAAGTTCTGTGctcaaacacataaacacacttacCCATAGTGCTTTGCTGACTTAAAGCGTCTTCATGTTTGAAGGAATGGTTGGAGAACTGCGAGCTGTGGTGTGTAGGAGTGTGACCGTAATTACCGGCTCCATCGAATGCAACTGTGCCGTAACCTGCGACGCAGAAACACAAAGCAGTAAATACAAAGAGTCACGGCATATTCAAGTGCGTAGGAAGGTAACTTTTAAATTAAATCCACACATCCTGAACACAACAATACTTTTGTCATTTTCTCTCATCAACTACAATGACATGAGGCTGGTGTTTTGGTTAATTTGTTCCCCCTAATTTGAAAGCTGGTATTACCAATTAACACAACCATTAAAATAGTTCAAGATGAATAAAAATGGAATTTGTGTCTATAATCTTgtaaacaataaacaataaatataattacTTGCTTTAAATTTTGTTTTCTGCTTACGAGAACACATGTTTAATAGTCAAGTTACTACAAAAACATTATTCAAAAAAATTATAAgtttatatttacagtaaagTAAGTGCTGCtgagcagagaagaagaagtgaGATTTTGATCAgatcaaaaagtcataatacagtTTGGTGCACCTCCACAGAAACTCTGAGGAATTGGCATCAATTTAGACCTAAACAAAATCCTTTGACAGTTACAGGTTGTGGAGTAAATCCTTATTGATGATTTCGGACTTTCGTCAAACAAAATGGAAATTGTTTCCATAAACATTTTGGAGCAATTTAGAAAGATTCATTCAATCATATGAATAAAGGATCTTATTTTTCTGACAgtatttaaaaacagtttatttcTTTCCCCCATTAATTTCTTTGGTGAATAGTTTTGCAaccaaatattaaatgtatgTTGTCTTTGCTCCTGGTGTTATGTAACTTCTGAGCAACGTTGTACAGTTTTACACACTTATACTTTTAGGCTATATTTTGCTTTGAAAGTGTAAACACCGGATAACCTATTTAAATACTGACATCAGTCTCTTCTTAGGTGAAAAATAATATTTCTTTAATTTGGTTTTATTAAACAATATGATTCGAGGGCTCATAAATATGGACCGAACggtatctacacacacacacacacatacacatacacacacatgttcaaAAACTGTTGTTTGGAGGAGACTAGATCTATGCCTGACATCCCAGACCAGACATGACTCATGACTTAGACTGACCTAAAGGGCACAACACACTCCCATTaatctccccccaccccccccccccccccccccccctccctcacacacacacacacacctctctctcacTTTTACATGTTTCATTAATTAAAATGCAGCACTTTCACTCACTTTCCTCAGTGGATCATTGGGTgagaggagacagggagggagaaaagaaaaaactcatTAAACATCTCCATTTATCTTCCACTCACCCCTGTCTGACtcctttttctgtgtgtgtgtgtgtgtgtgtgtgtgtgtgtgtgtgtgtgtgtgtgtgtgtgtgtgtgtgtgtgtgtgtgtgtgtgtgtgcgcgcacatgcgtgcgcgcgtgtgtgtgtgtgggtgtgggtgtgggtgtgggtgtgtgtgtgtgtgtgtgtgtgtgtgtgtgtgtgtgtgtgtgtgggtgggtgggtgggtgggtgtagGGTAATACTTTTGTTGCCTTGTAGCCCAGCATTGATGTGACAAGCAATGAGGTCAATTTGTATTCAAACTGGAAATcccaaagtctggaaatacccCAAGACTCTTTGTTCACACACTGAAATTccatttttaaaacttttcaaTTTTGTGAAAATCCCCAACTTTAAATTGTGGAATCcctcatatttattttattttcaggacTCAGCTACATATACTGAGCTAAAGGTTgccccatttatttatttattttaccagtgattgacctaaatattttctgattCCAGTACGCAGTTTtttccagcaaaaaaaaaacagcacaaaatgcagaaaatccatgtgatgtacttctttacaaattaaataaaagtcagactgactgacatggtcattatttttagaaaacaaaaaataatatatcatgatatattgtcgctagaagtgtattattcaacttttgttttttgttaaagaaggaaaattgcaatactcaacacttctagaatcgcaataaatgaaaattgcaatacaaattgcaatacaaattgaatcggcacccatgtatcgtgaaagaactGAATCGGTACAAAGGCTTTCATCCAAGCCCTATACTTTTCATACACTTTAGTCTTTCACAGCGTCAAAGACAAGatgattttgtttttaggtCTATTTCAAGCATTATCTTTCAATTCTATTCAATTCTATTCAATTCTATTCAATTCTATTCAATTCTATTTTAtctatagtatcaaatcataacaagagttacctcaagacactttacagatagagcaggtctagaccacactctataatttacaaagacccaacaattccagtaattcccatgAGCACTACTGATGTTAGCAGGTTATCATGTCTTGTTACAGTTAAGTGATAAAAGAACGCGCAAACGTTTTGGAAAGTTCAAGCACAATAAATGCTCTGCTCTGATGTAAAAATGAAGGCGTTTACAGTGGTAGTCTGTGTGACCCTGCTCTGCTATCAGCTCTGCTGTGTGACCCGAGTCCTGCTgttagtttgtttgtctgtgctcGTCCAGCCACAGCGGGGAGCAGATAAAATAGGTTAGAGGTCGGCTCGGCTCTTTGATTATATTGTTATTCCTAAATTATCTGCTTGATAAGCATGTTATTACTAATTAATCTGTGTGGAAACTACTAACAGATTTATTATCCTACATGGAGAAGACAAGGGATTAGATGAGATCGGTATTCAAAACCCCATGCATTAAGTACGTATCATATGTTTAGAAAAATCCCATTATTGACCTTTGACACCTTTGCTCACTATGTTTTCCTTGACTCTGTATCACATATTCTTTGGCAAAGCATAAAAATActtttcaagcaaaaaaaaaaattaaatccaaTTACGTGATGCTGCAGACACTAATAATGATTTAGATACAGCAAAGAAAGGTTCAATTAAAATATACTCAATTCCTTTcaacagaaaagagaagaaataaaTGCTAAATATTTTTGTGTGATTTCATGTGTTATTTCCACTCCAACACAAAATGTTTGTGTCTACTTGTCTTAACCAATTGCATCTGTTCAGTAGGAGAAAACAgataacaccaacattttcaAGGTTTTAGACTAAAATCACTATACTGTGGTATACAAAAGCGGAAAAACTGTGTGAAATACCAGACTCCAATAGCCAAAATGACAAGTGAACTCAGCAATGCCTCAACAGCTGTATctttcttattctttttttataagacatagtaaaaataattaaagaagAGAAAACTTATTTCCCGAAAACTTTAGAATTTCATAAGCAGACACATTTTAGATACTGTTGTTTTGTCACATTAGTGTTAAAGTAGTTAGAAGCATTAATCCTTTAATCAGATGGGGCCTATTTTAGTTTAGTGTTCAGCAGCTTCAACACAGGCAATacttgatctaaaaaaaaataattggacACGTTGTAAAGTTGCTTTTCCCTCCTCTATCATTAAAGAAGACTTTCATAAAGGCTGAAGTCCTGAGCCTGGAATTATTAGGACCTATGTGGGTATGCACTTCTGGGATACCGAGCGTCAAATATTACAAATCCATATTTTGACAAAACTCTTGTTGGaatattaaataaacataaacattaaacattaacgtgaaaaataattacatttttgaatgGAAAAGAATAATCATGAATATGTCAagtattacattttcatttatgaAAAAATAGCAAGATAAAAGTAGAGTTGTACACCTCATGGAGCATCACAGTGACTTTAAGTCAAAGTGAGTCAGTTTAGGGTCCAAACTAATTTGTGAATATGACTtcaaatgtttatgtttttttttttatatatctcgCTACTGTGATCTTGCTTTTTAATGGTCCATTTACACACGCATCACTACACTACAAGCATGGCTGTCTTTGGCTTAAACGTTAAATTAATGAATACCAAACTGATTTCTTTTTAAGTGAAGCAAGAACCATCAATTTTCTGAGAGTGTCTAAGCTGGATCACCTCTCTACATAGGTATGCAATGGTCTCTCTGCTAGTTTAATGTGGTTGAATAACAACCTGTATGAGTTTTAATAGTCTCCTTGTTTATTACACATTCAGAGACGCAAAATGATGGTGAACTAAGGCCTCCAAACAGTGAAGGCAATGTCAAATAATAATGTTTCATGTATAGCTTATACATGTGTAATACTGACAGATCTATATGTGGCTAATGTGATCTGAATTATCATGTTTCAGATTTACATCAGGTTGGTAGACTTCTGCAAATCAAAACATGGGGGACATACTGCATCTCCGCACTGCCACTTACTGATAGATTAAACTCAGTTAAATTAAGGAGTGGCACATCCTGCCTCTACATTTAATCTGTGCAAGTTATGGAAAAGTGAACTTTGTTATCAACACAAAGTGAAGCTTTCAGCAAAGAAATGATGTGTGGAGAAGAACTAAGGGAAGAAACAGTGCAAatgacactcacagacacacacacacacacacacacacacacacacacacacacacacacacacacacacacacacacacacacacacacaccgccctGCTCCTCCAGCCCTACCTGTCTGGTTGCGGGCTGCCTGCTGTGTGTCCATACAGTTGGTCAGGTACGGTGTGTTGCTGAACATCCGGCTGGGgggctggtggtggtgtggggCGGCCACAGACGGCGGTTGACtggatggtggtggtgggggtgccCCGAATGCCCCGTACCGGCAGGCCCCGGTCCCAGTAAACTGCCCCGAGAAGTGGACGGTGAAGGCACTGAGGCCGCAGTGGGGGTCTGTGTCGTGGTGGTGGGGGTCGCCGGTGGCCCCCCAGCTGGGCTCCTGCTTGATGAAGGAGTGTGGCCCCAGGGAGGTGTGGGGGGCGGCCAGGGTGGAGTAAGGCGAGGGAGTGGTGTGAAAGTCCAAGACGGGAGCCCACTGAGGGGCCGTACTGACGGGCAGGGCAGGGCAGCCGGGGCTGGGGCCCGCAGAGAGTGGGGGCAGCAAGGAGTTCAGGTCACGTACGTCTGAACCCATTGTGGTCCAGGGGACAAAACTAGGACAAAGGTATgctatttttaaatttgatcgGTCTCCCTGTAGCTTCTACCTGTCTGCCTCCCTGCCTGTGTGTCTCACTGACCCAAACCCAAATCAGCCACCACCCTCTTAATCCTTGaaagtctgtctttctctcactgTAAGAACTGGTTCTTCTCTTTCAATTCTTCTGTGGTTCAGTTTTTGTGCATCAATTGTTAACAGCACCACACGGCTGATCTGGTAACTCCTTCAGTCCGACAGAAAAGTCAAAGCAGTCAACTTTTCTcagcaacagcagcaagtgGAGGAGAAATGAAGAGAAATGAAACACGATGATCAGCTCTCCCCCCGCAGCAGCCGTAAAAGATTGTTCAGCTCGGAGAGATGGAGTCCATTCAAGGAGGAGAGAGGCTTCTGCTCAGAGCTTTCAAAGTGAATGGAGAAAGAGGAGTGGAGGCGTGAGGAGGAGTAGCCCTCTTTTCCCTCCACACtctcagcctgtgtgtgtgtctgaggagGGAGGTGGAGTCAGGAGGTGATGAGGGACAGAAGCCCTCTGACttcattcattttctgtatgcatacacacacacacacacacacacacacacacagtgactccaaaaataaaaatcctttCTTATATTTTGGGTAGTGTAGAAAAAACTCATCATCATGAATTATTTTCTCCAAAAATATCCCATGAACTTTGTTTCAAAAGGTAGAGAGCTATACATCTACTTTATTCATGAGAGGCTGGACTTtttacacattattttttaatcaagAACTAGGCCTATCACATACAGTAAGccatttttagacatttgtaATCGAAAAAATCCGACAGTCTCGATACCACCCTGTGATAACCTATTTAAACTGTAAAATTCACCTGGACACAAATAGAGGTGAGAAGAGGCCCGGCCCGCGCAGGAATATAGTATTACAGTAAAGAGAAGTCAAATGAAATAGCCTACCTAGACTCCTTCTGAAAATTGCTGTAGTTCGTTCCGACTACTTAAACTTGTTCCCCGGGTTAGATTGTataattatatatgtatatgtatatatatattagaacaAAGAGGATAACGGTCTAATTTAAGTTGTTGGCAGATGAATTCTCGGTCGCAGACGCGTGACGATGAATCTTACGGATTTAGGCTTTGAGGCCTACGGTTcttattcgttttttttttttttttttttttaacgttacaCGTTTTAATTTTTCTGACTAAAATGTAGCCAATAGTAGAGGTATCTAATCTGCCTTTACAAAAGGCCAGTGACCATGGAACGTTATTCCTTcacaaatattatttattgtGGCCGGAAAACTACCGTAAAAATCCAAGACATATTTTTGAAGTAAACGACATAATTTGGTGTTTAATAAATAGCCCTATGTTCACTCCCGCGcagtaaaaaataatacatttatttatttacacactATTATAAACTAAAGAAATAACGATACGttgtaatactactactactactactactactactactaataataataataataataataataataataataataataatattattattattattattattattattattattattattattattattattaacctaTTTACAGCTGCAAACCTTCTTGAAACGGCCGGTTGCCCCCTTAATCCCGTGCTGTCACTCTGTTCTCtattcattatttattgttACTTGCGatgataagtgtgtgtgtgtgtgtgtgtgtgtgtgtgtgtgtgtgtgtgtgtgtgtgtgtgtgtgtgtgtgtgtgtgtgtgtgttcgcgcgcgcgcgtgtgtgcgtgtgcgtgttggTCGTGCGGCTGCCAGGAACATTATGGCTCATTTAATGCAAATACCATATACCATGTTGAAGCGCTCCAATAGCCTACAGACAGACTTTAACtgacttttacttaaaaaataacaGCCACCGATAATAACacactgtaattaattaattcaggTGCGCAAGCTGTGGATGTTGCTGaataactgaaaaaaataaaagaaacaataaaTTACCTTCTATTTATGCGCCCAAACTATAGCTATCTTGCGCAAATAACGACCAAAAGTCAGCTTCATTAATGTGGCTGCATAAGCTCATTTTCAAACTAATTtagtcatttttaaataatagtaGCCTGTGACTGACCATTATTTAATTCTGTCGTTAGGCCTACTGTAAATACATcagtaacaataataatacaattttacTTCTGTCTGTTTTGCTTTTTCAACCTGTCACGTTCAGTCATTAAAGAGAGCAACTGAGCAACTCTTCTTTTCTACCGTCTTGTCTAAGGCACTGCCTTTTTCCTTAACCATTGCTTGCTGTACTTGTATCATGTAACAGCTGACCCACAAGAAACAGGCTGCAGACCTGTCTATGACCCTGCTGCCATAATTTAAGATGGCCTAAAGGCACAGAGGGGGAGAATATGAGAGAGGAGGACAACTGATGAAGCATCTTCACACTGTAACAGAAAAGCTCActaacaaaatacaacacttcctAAATTGATTTTTCCTGCAAATTCACAATGcctttattagtttttttcttatgtCCAAAAGTAACTGAAAAGTAATTTCTCATTTCATTCCCATTTCAAGTATCACACTAATGAGTCACCACATTCTTCCTGTTCTTGTTATTCTTCCTGTAATTCTTTGTATACAATAATTATAAATGATGTTTTAACAGCAACCTGCTCAGGGACATCATGAAAAATAGCCCTTTGGCTTGGCTCATTCACAtcatattaatataaattaaaatctATTTTCCCAGACAAATAATGTCCAAATGAATAAGAACTTGAGCAGATTACCAGCCTGC harbors:
- the wt1a gene encoding WT1 transcription factor a isoform X1, which produces MGSDVRDLNSLLPPLSAGPSPGCPALPVSTAPQWAPVLDFHTTPSPYSTLAAPHTSLGPHSFIKQEPSWGATGDPHHHDTDPHCGLSAFTVHFSGQFTGTGACRYGAFGAPPPPPSSQPPSVAAPHHHQPPSRMFSNTPYLTNCMDTQQAARNQTGYGTVAFDGAGNYGHTPTHHSSQFSNHSFKHEDALSQQSTMAEQQYPVPPPVYGCHTPSDSCTGSQALLLRNPYNSGENLYQMTSQLECVAWNPVNTLASTIKSHAAGYDSDPSTPMLYSCSTQYRIHTHGVFRGIQDVRRVPSITPAIVRSESSEKRPFMCAYPGCNKRYFKLSHLQMHSRKHTGEKPYQCEFPDCGRRFSRSDQLKRHQRRHTGVKPFQCETCQRKFSRSDHLKTHTRTHTGKTSEKPFNCRWPNCQKKFARSDELVRHHNMHQRNLTKLQLAI
- the wt1a gene encoding WT1 transcription factor a isoform X4, with amino-acid sequence MGSDVRDLNSLLPPLSAGPSPGCPALPVSTAPQWAPVLDFHTTPSPYSTLAAPHTSLGPHSFIKQEPSWGATGDPHHHDTDPHCGLSAFTVHFSGQFTGTGACRYGAFGAPPPPPSSQPPSVAAPHHHQPPSRMFSNTPYLTNCMDTQQAARNQTGYGTVAFDGAGNYGHTPTHHSSQFSNHSFKHEDALSQQSTMAEQQYPVPPPVYGCHTPSDSCTGSQALLLRNPYNSHAAGYDSDPSTPMLYSCSTQYRIHTHGVFRGIQDVRRVPSITPAIVRSESSEKRPFMCAYPGCNKRYFKLSHLQMHSRKHTGEKPYQCEFPDCGRRFSRSDQLKRHQRRHTGVKPFQCETCQRKFSRSDHLKTHTRTHTGEKPFNCRWPNCQKKFARSDELVRHHNMHQRNLTKLQLAI
- the wt1a gene encoding WT1 transcription factor a isoform X3 yields the protein MGSDVRDLNSLLPPLSAGPSPGCPALPVSTAPQWAPVLDFHTTPSPYSTLAAPHTSLGPHSFIKQEPSWGATGDPHHHDTDPHCGLSAFTVHFSGQFTGTGACRYGAFGAPPPPPSSQPPSVAAPHHHQPPSRMFSNTPYLTNCMDTQQAARNQTGYGTVAFDGAGNYGHTPTHHSSQFSNHSFKHEDALSQQSTMAEQQYPVPPPVYGCHTPSDSCTGSQALLLRNPYNSHAAGYDSDPSTPMLYSCSTQYRIHTHGVFRGIQDVRRVPSITPAIVRSESSEKRPFMCAYPGCNKRYFKLSHLQMHSRKHTGEKPYQCEFPDCGRRFSRSDQLKRHQRRHTGVKPFQCETCQRKFSRSDHLKTHTRTHTGKTSEKPFNCRWPNCQKKFARSDELVRHHNMHQRNLTKLQLAI
- the wt1a gene encoding WT1 transcription factor a isoform X2 encodes the protein MGSDVRDLNSLLPPLSAGPSPGCPALPVSTAPQWAPVLDFHTTPSPYSTLAAPHTSLGPHSFIKQEPSWGATGDPHHHDTDPHCGLSAFTVHFSGQFTGTGACRYGAFGAPPPPPSSQPPSVAAPHHHQPPSRMFSNTPYLTNCMDTQQAARNQTGYGTVAFDGAGNYGHTPTHHSSQFSNHSFKHEDALSQQSTMAEQQYPVPPPVYGCHTPSDSCTGSQALLLRNPYNSGENLYQMTSQLECVAWNPVNTLASTIKSHAAGYDSDPSTPMLYSCSTQYRIHTHGVFRGIQDVRRVPSITPAIVRSESSEKRPFMCAYPGCNKRYFKLSHLQMHSRKHTGEKPYQCEFPDCGRRFSRSDQLKRHQRRHTGVKPFQCETCQRKFSRSDHLKTHTRTHTGEKPFNCRWPNCQKKFARSDELVRHHNMHQRNLTKLQLAI